One segment of Solanum lycopersicum chromosome 1, SLM_r2.1 DNA contains the following:
- the LOC101251608 gene encoding uncharacterized protein At5g01610 produces the protein MGGFNPAIELSILLLLPFLSSPSSLSLNLPNTTVYEILTKFNLPPGLLPSSVKSYSLSDDGTFEVLLDKPCYVEFEYLVYYDEKVTGKLSLGSITDLEGIQVKRFLLWLNVNEIRVDLPSSGSIYFQVGFINKKLDINQFETPRSCRDNGLVMCGGPSLRQLPAPVNNMEMFVTE, from the exons ATGGGGGGTTTCAATCCAGCAATCGAATTGAGTATTCTTCTTCTCCTCCCATTCCTCTCATCtccttcttctctctctctcaatctaCCCAATACAACAGTATACGAAATCCTCACTAAATTCAACCTTCCTCCAGGGCTTTTACCTAGTTCTGTAAAATCTTACTCTCTTTCCGATGATGGAACATTTGAAGTTTTACTGGACAAGCCTTGTTATGTGGAGTTTGAGTATTTGGTTTATTATGATGAGAAGGTTACTGGGAAGCTGAGTCTTGGGTCGATTACTGATTTAGAAGGAATTCAAGTTAAGAGATTCTTGTTGTGGCTAAACGTGAATGAGATCCGTGTGGATTTGCCATCGTCTGGGAGTATTTACTTTCAAGTTGGGTTCATTAACAAGAAGCTTGATATCAATCAGTTTGAAACTCCTCGTTCTTGCCGGGATAATGGTTTGGTTATGTGTGGAGGACCATCTCTGAGACAG CTTCCGGCTCCTGTCAATAATATGGAAATGTTTGTTACAGAGTAG